In Bifidobacterium actinocoloniiforme DSM 22766, a genomic segment contains:
- a CDS encoding sterol carrier family protein: MSVIRENDVAEGRRDFLAWRDAAKEAAAQAPNAAARLEVGPPMPRRQLAMAVRYSLHMLEIKAPGPGVEVRVAPWGAIKILDGPASDPHNLTPPDTIELDPEVWLRLAAGVTSWQEEQEAGRITALGERDDLSELLPLV; this comes from the coding sequence ATGAGCGTTATACGCGAGAATGATGTGGCCGAGGGGCGGCGGGACTTTCTCGCCTGGCGGGACGCGGCTAAAGAGGCGGCGGCGCAGGCCCCGAACGCGGCGGCGCGGCTGGAGGTGGGCCCGCCCATGCCTCGGCGGCAACTGGCCATGGCTGTGCGCTACTCCCTGCACATGCTGGAGATCAAGGCGCCCGGACCGGGCGTGGAGGTGCGCGTAGCGCCGTGGGGGGCGATTAAGATTTTGGACGGGCCGGCCTCGGACCCCCACAACCTGACCCCGCCGGACACCATCGAATTGGACCCAGAGGTGTGGCTGCGCCTGGCAGCCGGCGTGACTTCCTGGCAGGAGGAGCAGGAGGCCGGACGAATCACCGCCCTCGGTGAGCGGGACGATCTGAGCGAGCTCCTGCCCCTGGTCTAA
- a CDS encoding ATP-binding protein, with product MAGELDADASLTEVVKQVQRNQREGQIIEVKAAAEGTPRVYDSLSSFSNQNEGGFILFGIDEGQDFTTTGVFAAQQLKKEVVGQGEAMTPVVRPEFDEASFDGKTVVCAFISGLPMSQRSVYRTKAGITQSAYTRVNDADVRMSATQLYEIESFKDGRRDDASLAPDARMDMLDAKAVRDFVRQATQERPKLARRQDDEILELTGVTKDGKPTLADLMTLGDYPQQAYPNLCITASVVAGTELGKGNGDERFIDSKRFEGGIGEMIEGAMAVVRRNSKTTTRIRDGVRIDLPQYPETAVREILTNALMHRDYGPYCNGSPVRLTLFSDRLECTNPGGIYGGQSLNEFGFANSQTRNPTLVSLLEIEHIAENRHSGIPAIQEEARERGYKPVEFLSRQAQASFTVKFYSVADEPANAPEAVAKAQMGVPLAGAAGTAMDREDKLAAIVELCQTPQTAEDVAELLGIGKYYARRNYIEQLLREGRLAMTNPDRPRSRSQRFVAA from the coding sequence TTGGCAGGGGAACTGGATGCGGATGCCTCCCTGACGGAAGTGGTCAAGCAAGTCCAGCGAAACCAGCGCGAAGGTCAGATCATCGAGGTCAAGGCCGCTGCGGAAGGCACGCCTAGAGTCTATGACTCACTCTCCTCTTTTTCCAACCAAAACGAAGGCGGATTCATCCTGTTCGGCATCGACGAGGGGCAGGACTTCACTACCACTGGGGTCTTCGCCGCGCAGCAACTCAAAAAAGAAGTAGTCGGACAGGGCGAGGCGATGACACCCGTGGTGCGCCCGGAATTCGATGAAGCCTCCTTCGATGGCAAAACCGTGGTCTGCGCCTTCATCAGCGGTCTGCCCATGAGTCAACGCTCGGTATACCGGACCAAAGCAGGTATAACCCAAAGCGCCTACACCCGCGTAAACGACGCTGACGTGCGCATGAGCGCCACCCAACTCTATGAAATCGAATCCTTCAAGGACGGGCGCCGGGACGATGCGAGCCTGGCACCCGACGCGAGAATGGACATGCTGGATGCCAAGGCGGTCCGGGACTTCGTGCGCCAAGCCACGCAAGAGCGTCCCAAACTGGCCCGGCGCCAGGACGACGAGATTCTGGAACTGACCGGCGTGACCAAGGACGGCAAACCCACACTAGCTGATCTGATGACCCTGGGCGACTACCCCCAGCAGGCCTACCCGAACCTATGCATAACCGCCTCGGTCGTGGCCGGCACCGAGCTGGGCAAGGGAAACGGCGACGAGCGCTTCATAGATAGCAAGCGATTCGAAGGCGGTATCGGGGAGATGATCGAGGGCGCGATGGCCGTTGTGCGGCGCAACAGCAAGACCACCACCCGAATCCGCGACGGTGTGCGCATCGACCTGCCGCAGTACCCGGAGACCGCCGTACGCGAGATTCTGACTAACGCCCTGATGCACCGCGACTATGGCCCTTACTGCAACGGTTCGCCAGTGAGACTTACCCTTTTCTCCGACCGGCTGGAATGCACCAACCCAGGCGGCATCTATGGGGGGCAGAGCTTGAACGAATTTGGCTTCGCGAACAGCCAGACCCGAAACCCCACATTGGTGAGCCTACTGGAGATTGAGCATATAGCCGAGAACCGGCACTCCGGCATACCCGCCATCCAGGAGGAAGCCAGGGAACGCGGCTACAAGCCGGTGGAATTCCTCAGCCGGCAGGCTCAAGCTTCCTTCACCGTCAAGTTCTACAGTGTCGCAGACGAGCCCGCCAACGCTCCAGAGGCTGTAGCCAAGGCGCAAATGGGCGTGCCTCTCGCCGGCGCTGCTGGGACCGCGATGGATCGGGAGGACAAACTGGCGGCCATTGTGGAGCTCTGCCAGACTCCGCAAACAGCTGAGGACGTGGCCGAATTGCTGGGTATAGGCAAGTATTACGCTCGCCGTAACTACATCGAACAGCTTTTGCGCGAAGGACGGCTTGCGATGACGAATCCAGACCGACCACGGAGCCGCAGCCAACGGTTTGTGGCCGCATAG
- a CDS encoding rhomboid family intramembrane serine protease — translation MTYERSPRISTARSFRQEPQYGQPAVGPEYYPFGGPEPEGAPEPKGPRRSGRLKSRLRYYWQDDGPVVTAAITVACLLVWLVELYGYYLNPRFYESLLTHAAFIPALSARMPWMYVTSMFLHATNVTHILFNMLTLWAVGPVLERMVGHWRYLALYLLSGIGGGLGMLVSAAIRPEGWMVSAVGASGAIFGLFAAVLVLYRRLGTDIRSMLVFVAINLAMPLFVSGIAWQDHVGGFIVGGLFTLLLVSGLGLLRGKSLNTRMWISGLVLLLVIIATALFCYRGNPINGMALPF, via the coding sequence ATGACTTACGAGCGTTCCCCTCGCATATCTACAGCACGTTCTTTCCGGCAGGAGCCGCAGTACGGGCAGCCGGCGGTGGGGCCGGAGTACTACCCTTTTGGCGGCCCGGAACCGGAGGGTGCGCCGGAGCCGAAAGGGCCTAGGCGGTCAGGCCGCCTCAAGTCGCGCCTGCGCTATTACTGGCAGGATGACGGGCCGGTCGTCACCGCAGCGATTACGGTGGCCTGTCTGCTGGTCTGGCTGGTGGAGCTCTACGGCTACTACCTGAATCCGCGCTTTTACGAGAGCCTGCTGACCCATGCGGCCTTCATCCCCGCCTTGTCGGCCCGGATGCCCTGGATGTACGTGACCTCCATGTTCCTGCACGCCACGAACGTGACCCACATCTTGTTTAACATGCTGACCCTGTGGGCGGTGGGCCCGGTGCTGGAACGGATGGTGGGCCACTGGCGCTACCTGGCGCTTTACCTGCTCAGCGGGATTGGCGGTGGGCTGGGGATGCTGGTCTCGGCGGCCATCAGACCTGAGGGCTGGATGGTCTCGGCCGTGGGCGCTTCGGGCGCGATCTTCGGACTCTTCGCCGCCGTACTGGTCCTCTACCGGCGTTTGGGCACCGACATCCGCTCCATGCTTGTCTTCGTGGCCATCAACCTGGCCATGCCCTTGTTCGTTTCGGGCATCGCCTGGCAGGATCACGTGGGCGGGTTCATCGTCGGTGGCTTGTTTACGCTGCTGCTGGTCTCCGGTCTGGGGCTCCTGCGGGGGAAAAGTCTCAACACTCGAATGTGGATAAGTGGATTGGTTCTGCTTCTGGTGATTATCGCTACAGCCTTGTTCTGCTATAGGGGCAACCCTATAAACGGCATGGCGCTGCCCTTCTGA
- the crgA gene encoding cell division protein CrgA, producing the protein MAEREAHDGETGDGELKEAEGAASEAGAMKNSKAKAGSEASGRAAGDGDAKGAGKGNAEGSDDEYGISMDKVEAVLNQDVDKKHMTPQMRRIVERQEENSRRVEETIKSTRANPRWFVPLFITLMLLGLIWIVVYYLAATMGHTSFPIPKIGQWNLLVGFGILLVGFFMTMWWR; encoded by the coding sequence ATGGCAGAGCGCGAAGCCCATGACGGCGAAACCGGTGACGGCGAGCTCAAGGAGGCGGAAGGGGCCGCTTCCGAGGCCGGCGCGATGAAGAACTCCAAAGCCAAAGCCGGGTCAGAGGCCAGCGGACGCGCCGCAGGCGACGGGGACGCCAAGGGCGCGGGCAAGGGCAACGCCGAGGGTTCAGACGACGAGTACGGCATCTCCATGGACAAGGTCGAGGCTGTGCTGAACCAAGACGTCGACAAGAAACACATGACCCCGCAGATGCGGCGCATCGTGGAGCGGCAAGAGGAGAACTCCCGCCGGGTAGAGGAGACGATTAAGAGCACGCGCGCCAACCCCCGTTGGTTCGTCCCCTTGTTCATCACGCTGATGCTCCTGGGCCTGATTTGGATTGTGGTCTACTACCTGGCAGCCACGATGGGCCACACCAGCTTCCCCATTCCGAAAATCGGCCAGTGGAACCTGTTGGTGGGCTTCGGCATCTTGCTAGTCGGATTCTTTATGACCATGTGGTGGCGGTAG
- a CDS encoding DUF881 domain-containing protein produces the protein MAGANPQGDGGRKNRSRAKHGARGSALGTLSVALILALVGYMLAVNVRVNRTVTTSSDTTGLLEEREGKVRELRRDINQMSSQIDALKNFTNGQDVSKVSEDAGSGTVLKAVRGPGVSVTLDDSPLWQQKVDATGSVPNINDYVIHQQDIEAVVNALWAGGAESMQIQDQRVLPTTAVRCVGNVLLLHGRKYSPPFTVQAIGPVGKMTAALDDSPSVGIYKEYVATLGLGWKLERSDKLEFPQATAVLQPLQYATVDEKAQQ, from the coding sequence ATGGCTGGCGCGAACCCACAGGGGGATGGAGGGCGCAAAAACCGGTCCCGGGCCAAGCACGGAGCGCGGGGCTCGGCCTTGGGCACCTTGTCGGTGGCACTCATCCTGGCGCTCGTGGGATACATGTTAGCGGTCAACGTGCGCGTCAACCGCACAGTGACCACCAGTTCGGACACCACTGGACTGTTGGAGGAGCGCGAGGGCAAGGTGCGCGAGCTGCGGCGCGACATCAACCAGATGAGCTCGCAGATCGACGCCTTGAAGAATTTCACCAACGGGCAAGACGTGTCCAAGGTGAGCGAGGACGCGGGATCGGGCACTGTGCTCAAGGCCGTGCGCGGCCCGGGCGTAAGCGTGACCTTGGATGACTCGCCCCTGTGGCAGCAGAAGGTGGATGCCACCGGTTCCGTGCCCAATATCAACGATTACGTGATCCACCAGCAGGATATCGAAGCCGTGGTCAACGCTTTGTGGGCGGGGGGCGCTGAATCCATGCAGATCCAGGACCAGCGCGTGCTGCCGACCACAGCTGTGCGCTGCGTGGGCAACGTCCTCCTCCTGCATGGGCGCAAGTACTCGCCCCCGTTCACCGTGCAGGCGATCGGCCCGGTGGGTAAGATGACCGCGGCCCTGGATGATTCGCCTTCGGTGGGGATATACAAGGAATACGTGGCAACCTTAGGGTTAGGTTGGAAGCTGGAACGTTCGGACAAACTGGAGTTCCCCCAGGCCACCGCCGTGCTCCAGCCTCTTCAGTACGCCACCGTTGATGAGAAAGCGCAGCAATGA
- a CDS encoding class E sortase: MNQDPSVTSRNLSRQSARERRQSGLSKAAGIAAEVLATLAVLCALYIAWQLWWTGVQSEHAQIQARQASSWSAPASGKGGAERIAPKQEGEPPVQPQSAQRGELIAQLYVPRFGTTWDRNVVEGTSADLLAYGGIGHYTQTQMPGQKGNFALAGHRAGYGEPFSSVDKLQEGDPIIVRTKDYWYVYHYTSKKVVEPGEVSVIAANPEHPDEAATKRMITLTTCEPKYATAAHRWISWGELNYWAKVSDGVPQELASKSNGGVVFENEHQGGALARLGSLLPVITVLLLMYIIIYLAALVAWRYPKLRAISDGREPKPYLSFYGWLSRHQAGITPVRWVLMALLALIAVCAMLEWVFPRMAANIPFMRAISNYPSV; encoded by the coding sequence ATGAATCAAGACCCTTCAGTCACAAGCAGGAACCTGTCGCGTCAATCCGCCCGCGAACGGCGGCAGAGCGGGCTGTCAAAGGCGGCGGGCATAGCCGCCGAGGTGTTGGCCACTCTGGCCGTCCTGTGCGCCCTATACATCGCTTGGCAGCTCTGGTGGACTGGTGTACAGTCCGAGCACGCGCAGATTCAGGCCAGGCAAGCGTCGTCTTGGTCCGCACCCGCCTCCGGTAAGGGCGGCGCGGAGCGTATCGCGCCCAAGCAGGAGGGGGAGCCCCCGGTCCAGCCGCAGAGCGCTCAGAGGGGGGAGCTGATCGCCCAGCTTTACGTGCCGCGCTTTGGCACCACCTGGGACCGTAACGTGGTGGAAGGCACCTCTGCGGACCTGCTGGCCTACGGAGGCATTGGCCATTACACGCAGACTCAGATGCCCGGGCAGAAGGGCAATTTCGCGCTCGCCGGGCACCGGGCCGGTTACGGTGAGCCTTTCTCCAGCGTGGACAAGCTTCAAGAGGGCGACCCGATTATCGTGCGTACCAAGGATTACTGGTACGTGTACCACTACACCAGCAAGAAAGTCGTGGAACCCGGGGAGGTGAGCGTGATCGCGGCCAATCCTGAGCATCCGGACGAGGCCGCCACGAAACGGATGATCACGCTGACCACTTGCGAGCCCAAGTACGCGACCGCCGCCCACCGTTGGATCAGCTGGGGCGAGTTGAACTACTGGGCCAAGGTCTCCGACGGCGTGCCCCAGGAGCTGGCCTCCAAGAGCAACGGGGGCGTGGTCTTCGAGAATGAGCACCAGGGGGGGGCGCTGGCCCGTTTGGGCTCCCTCCTGCCGGTCATCACCGTCCTCTTGCTGATGTACATCATCATCTACCTGGCGGCCCTGGTCGCCTGGCGCTACCCCAAGCTGCGAGCCATATCCGACGGCCGTGAGCCTAAGCCCTACCTGTCCTTCTATGGTTGGCTCAGCCGGCATCAGGCGGGCATCACGCCCGTGCGGTGGGTGCTGATGGCCTTGCTGGCCCTGATCGCGGTGTGCGCCATGCTTGAGTGGGTGTTCCCCCGGATGGCGGCCAACATACCCTTCATGCGGGCCATATCCAATTACCCGTCCGTATAG